From the genome of Phytohabitans rumicis, one region includes:
- a CDS encoding sugar phosphate isomerase/epimerase family protein, which yields MSRRGVLRAATVGAAAVGAAGLLATPAQAGGSGHGGGSRRISNDRISVQLYTLRDQLAIDLDGTLAALRQIGYRKVEAAGFVGRTATQFRAALDKAGLRATSGHFGIPQPFDAAAWQATLADARTLGSRYIVHPFFGLDFSNGQPVRSSATYRAFARDLNRAGALAKKSGLQFGYHNHHFEFFRLDGGSRTGFDVLVEETDPDLVHLEVDLFWATRGAHDPVDIIKANKGRVRQFHVKDLNANGSFEDAGQGLIDFPRIFAHEKEAGLAEFIVERDDAGTAPRTPADALKTAKVAFDYLAAVRY from the coding sequence GTGAGCCGCCGCGGCGTGCTGCGCGCCGCCACCGTCGGCGCCGCTGCCGTCGGCGCGGCCGGCCTGCTCGCGACCCCCGCCCAGGCCGGCGGATCGGGGCACGGCGGCGGCTCCCGTCGCATCTCGAACGACCGGATCAGCGTCCAGCTCTACACCCTGCGGGACCAGCTCGCGATCGACCTCGACGGCACGCTCGCGGCGCTGCGCCAGATCGGGTACCGGAAGGTCGAGGCCGCGGGATTCGTCGGGCGCACCGCCACGCAGTTCCGGGCCGCGCTCGACAAGGCCGGCCTGCGCGCCACCTCCGGGCACTTCGGCATCCCGCAGCCGTTCGACGCGGCCGCGTGGCAGGCCACGCTCGCCGACGCCCGCACGCTCGGCAGCCGGTACATCGTGCACCCGTTCTTCGGGCTCGACTTCTCCAACGGGCAGCCGGTCCGCTCCTCGGCCACCTACCGGGCGTTCGCCCGCGACCTCAACCGCGCCGGGGCGCTGGCGAAGAAGTCCGGCCTCCAGTTCGGGTACCACAACCACCACTTCGAGTTCTTCCGGCTGGACGGCGGCTCGCGCACCGGCTTCGACGTCCTGGTCGAGGAGACCGACCCGGACCTCGTGCACCTGGAGGTGGACCTCTTCTGGGCCACCCGCGGCGCGCACGACCCGGTCGACATCATCAAGGCCAACAAGGGCCGGGTCCGGCAGTTCCACGTCAAGGACCTCAACGCGAACGGCAGCTTCGAGGACGCCGGGCAGGGCCTCATCGACTTCCCGCGGATCTTCGCGCACGAGAAGGAGGCGGGCCTGGCCGAGTTCATCGTGGAGCGCGACGACGCCGGCACGGCACCCCGTACACCGGCCGACGCGCTGAAGACCGCCAAGGTCGCCTTCGACTACCTCGCGGCCGTCCGGTACTAA
- a CDS encoding ATP-dependent DNA ligase, with amino-acid sequence MELPIMPPVQPMLAKSVKDLPAGAMSFEPKWDGFRSIIFRDGGEVEIGSRNEKPMTRYFPEVVEAALANLPPRCVVDGEIILIAPSGDRLDFELLQQRIHPAASRVKMLSEQTPARFVAFDLLALGDVDWTGRPFAERRAALEEALAGASAPVHVTPATIDREIAQRWFHQFEGAGLDGVVAKPLDGAYEPDKRVMFKVKHERTADCVVAGYRVHKSGPDRIGSLLLGLYNTAGELASVGVIGAFPLARRAELFEEMQPLVTTFDDHPWAWAKQEEGTRTPRNAEGSRWAAGKDLSFTPLRPERVVEVRYDHMEGIRFRHTAQFVRWRPDREPKSCTYEQLEEPVNFDLADVLGAR; translated from the coding sequence ATGGAGCTTCCGATCATGCCGCCGGTCCAACCGATGCTGGCCAAGTCGGTCAAGGACCTGCCGGCCGGAGCGATGAGCTTCGAGCCGAAGTGGGACGGCTTCCGGTCGATCATCTTCCGTGACGGCGGCGAGGTGGAGATCGGCAGCCGCAACGAAAAGCCGATGACCCGGTACTTCCCGGAGGTCGTCGAGGCGGCCCTGGCCAACCTGCCGCCCCGGTGTGTCGTGGACGGCGAGATCATCTTGATCGCGCCCTCGGGTGACCGGCTCGACTTCGAGCTGCTCCAGCAGCGGATCCACCCCGCGGCGAGCCGGGTGAAGATGCTGTCCGAGCAGACGCCCGCCCGGTTTGTCGCGTTCGACCTGCTCGCGCTCGGCGACGTCGACTGGACCGGCCGGCCGTTCGCCGAGCGCCGGGCCGCGCTGGAGGAGGCCCTCGCCGGCGCCTCCGCGCCCGTACACGTGACACCCGCGACCATCGACCGGGAGATCGCCCAGCGTTGGTTCCACCAGTTCGAGGGCGCCGGGCTGGACGGCGTGGTCGCCAAGCCGCTCGACGGTGCGTACGAACCGGACAAAAGGGTCATGTTCAAGGTCAAGCACGAGCGCACCGCCGACTGCGTGGTCGCCGGATACCGGGTGCACAAGAGCGGCCCGGACCGGATCGGGTCGCTCCTGCTCGGCCTCTACAACACCGCGGGCGAGCTGGCCAGCGTCGGCGTGATCGGGGCGTTCCCGCTGGCCCGGCGCGCCGAGCTCTTCGAGGAGATGCAGCCGCTGGTGACCACGTTCGACGACCACCCGTGGGCGTGGGCCAAGCAGGAAGAGGGCACCCGCACCCCGCGCAACGCCGAGGGCAGCCGCTGGGCCGCAGGCAAGGACCTGTCGTTCACGCCGCTGCGCCCCGAGCGGGTGGTGGAGGTCCGGTACGACCACATGGAGGGCATCCGGTTCCGCCACACCGCCCAGTTCGTCCGCTGGCGCCCCGACCGCGAGCCGAAGTCGTGCACCTACGAGCAGCTCGAGGAGCCAGTCAACTTCGACCTCGCCGACGTGCTGGGGGCCCGCTAG
- a CDS encoding M36 family metallopeptidase codes for MRTLARALVIAVVAGGLPALAGTASAAAPAPRDLGLAGETHVSRDVDNREGRAAPSALQRGLAGNAVRFNALGTPSALGPASDPLATGLPTEPEAAARAYLVRNQSLFGLDEAAVAGLEAILVQPVGKGAVVTLRQRFGDLPAGPDGLVTVLVSGGDAIRVTSSLSRDTGAPEAATLTEADAVRIAREDIGSGTASASVKRVAVPTPLDGARAAYAVTLTNTEAAEPIAVTTYVDGRTGKVLVREDLVDFDSDNPKWAVFPATPTQQGRDTRVLWCLEQVGRCVKSVRDPATGQAWDVDVATGTPTFTSRGNSADNVLNLGAGNPAVPATPSLTRDYVYPFTDQWRAARCNPAVFTSAQRNDADAAIANLFAMHNRMHDWSYNLGFTESAWNMQLVNLSGEGLGGDPEQGRAQANALGGSRNNANQGTGRDGLPPTTNMFLWQPVAGGVYPPCVDGDYDMTVIGHEYSHAITNRMIAGPDSGIGSAQGQAMGESWSDMLAAEYLYEYGFRAPGDSPFVTGAYVTGNTTTGIRNYDSSKSPLNYSDVGYDLVGQQVHADGEIWSATNIRLRAAFVKKYGNGTPSLQARCADGLVEVTACPGNRRWVQLLFDSFLLQASSQVSMVDMRDNMLAADLVRFGGENQELMWNAFAEAGMGQDAVSGPGDADPTPSFASPYAENATVTLRPVGDAEGAPIRLYVGAYEARAMPVADTDPETDLPDTFQIIPGTRFQMVAAGPGYGHRKFEMLFLPGRTQELRLNLPRNLASATGGAAVSGPGVNADKLIDDTEATNWVSTDGVAGRTLTVDLAGEGRQLVSVVNVSALLRPQITSDADPIVQNRFSALRSFAVWACDATRADCTTDAGYRRVYRSESNAFPAGAFRPTAPSLNLRTFRFNPVHATHLRLEVLASQCTGGPLYAGEQDADPAAATDCTTASPFATYVRVAEFQAFTR; via the coding sequence GTGCGTACGCTAGCCCGAGCGCTCGTCATCGCCGTCGTCGCAGGGGGCCTGCCGGCCCTCGCGGGCACGGCCAGCGCGGCAGCCCCGGCGCCGCGCGACCTCGGCCTCGCGGGTGAGACCCACGTTTCGCGCGACGTCGACAACCGCGAAGGACGGGCCGCGCCGAGCGCGTTGCAGCGCGGCCTCGCCGGCAACGCCGTCCGCTTCAACGCATTGGGTACGCCCAGCGCGCTAGGCCCCGCGAGCGATCCGTTGGCCACCGGGCTGCCGACCGAGCCGGAGGCCGCGGCCCGGGCCTACCTGGTGCGCAATCAAAGCCTGTTCGGGCTGGACGAGGCAGCCGTAGCGGGCCTGGAAGCGATCCTGGTGCAGCCGGTCGGCAAGGGTGCGGTGGTCACCCTGCGGCAGCGCTTCGGCGACCTGCCGGCCGGGCCCGACGGACTGGTGACGGTGCTGGTCAGCGGCGGCGACGCCATCCGGGTCACCTCGTCGCTGTCGCGCGACACCGGTGCGCCGGAGGCGGCGACGCTGACCGAGGCCGACGCCGTACGCATCGCGCGCGAGGACATCGGCTCCGGCACGGCATCGGCCAGCGTCAAGCGGGTGGCCGTGCCCACGCCGCTGGACGGGGCGCGCGCCGCGTACGCGGTGACGCTGACCAACACCGAGGCGGCCGAGCCGATCGCGGTGACCACCTATGTGGACGGTCGTACGGGCAAGGTGCTGGTCCGCGAGGACCTCGTCGACTTCGACTCGGACAATCCAAAGTGGGCGGTCTTCCCGGCGACGCCCACCCAGCAGGGGCGCGACACCCGGGTGTTGTGGTGCCTGGAGCAGGTGGGGCGCTGCGTGAAGTCGGTCCGCGACCCGGCTACCGGCCAGGCGTGGGACGTCGACGTCGCGACCGGCACGCCGACGTTCACCTCGCGCGGCAACTCCGCCGACAACGTGCTCAACCTCGGCGCCGGCAACCCGGCCGTGCCCGCGACGCCGAGCCTGACCCGGGACTACGTCTACCCGTTCACGGACCAGTGGCGGGCGGCCCGCTGCAACCCGGCGGTCTTCACATCGGCGCAGCGCAACGACGCCGACGCCGCGATCGCCAACCTCTTCGCGATGCACAACCGGATGCACGACTGGTCGTACAACCTGGGCTTCACCGAGTCGGCGTGGAACATGCAGCTGGTCAACCTCTCCGGCGAGGGCCTGGGCGGCGACCCCGAGCAGGGCCGGGCGCAGGCCAACGCGCTGGGCGGCAGCCGCAACAACGCCAACCAGGGCACCGGGCGCGACGGCCTGCCGCCGACCACGAACATGTTCCTGTGGCAGCCGGTCGCCGGCGGCGTGTACCCGCCGTGCGTGGACGGCGACTACGACATGACCGTGATCGGGCACGAGTACAGCCACGCGATCACCAACCGGATGATCGCCGGGCCGGACAGCGGCATCGGGTCGGCGCAGGGCCAGGCGATGGGCGAGTCGTGGAGCGACATGCTGGCCGCCGAGTACCTGTACGAGTACGGCTTCCGGGCACCCGGCGACAGCCCGTTCGTCACCGGTGCGTACGTCACCGGCAACACCACCACCGGCATCCGCAACTACGACTCGTCCAAGAGCCCGCTGAACTACTCCGACGTCGGCTACGACCTCGTCGGGCAGCAGGTGCACGCGGACGGTGAGATCTGGAGCGCGACCAACATCCGGCTGCGCGCCGCGTTCGTCAAGAAGTACGGGAACGGCACGCCCTCGTTGCAGGCCCGCTGCGCCGACGGCCTGGTCGAGGTCACCGCCTGCCCGGGCAACCGGCGCTGGGTGCAGTTGCTCTTCGACTCGTTCCTGCTCCAGGCGAGCAGCCAGGTCAGCATGGTGGACATGCGCGACAACATGCTGGCCGCCGACCTGGTCCGCTTCGGCGGGGAAAACCAGGAACTGATGTGGAACGCCTTCGCCGAGGCGGGCATGGGGCAGGACGCGGTGAGCGGCCCGGGCGACGCGGACCCGACGCCGAGCTTCGCCTCGCCGTACGCGGAGAACGCCACCGTCACGCTCCGCCCGGTGGGTGACGCCGAGGGCGCGCCGATCCGGCTCTACGTCGGCGCGTACGAGGCGCGGGCCATGCCGGTCGCCGACACCGACCCGGAGACCGACCTGCCGGACACCTTCCAGATCATCCCGGGTACGCGGTTCCAGATGGTCGCGGCCGGCCCCGGCTATGGACACCGGAAGTTCGAGATGTTGTTCCTGCCGGGGCGTACCCAGGAATTGCGCTTGAACCTGCCGCGCAACCTGGCGTCCGCCACCGGCGGCGCCGCGGTCTCCGGTCCGGGGGTGAACGCCGACAAGCTCATCGACGACACCGAGGCGACGAACTGGGTCTCGACCGACGGCGTCGCCGGCCGCACGCTGACCGTCGACCTCGCGGGCGAGGGCCGGCAGCTGGTCAGCGTCGTGAACGTCAGCGCCCTGCTCCGCCCGCAGATCACCAGCGACGCCGATCCCATCGTGCAGAACAGGTTCAGCGCGCTGCGGTCGTTCGCGGTATGGGCCTGCGACGCGACGAGGGCCGACTGCACCACGGACGCCGGCTACCGGCGGGTCTACCGCAGCGAGTCGAACGCGTTCCCGGCGGGTGCGTTCCGCCCGACGGCGCCGTCGCTCAACCTGCGGACGTTCCGCTTCAACCCGGTGCACGCCACGCACCTGCGCCTGGAGGTGCTGGCCAGCCAGTGCACCGGCGGCCCGCTGTACGCCGGTGAGCAGGACGCCGACCCGGCCGCGGCGACGGACTGCACGACGGCGAGCCCGTTCGCGACGTACGTCCGGGTGGCCGAGTTCCAGGCGTTCACGCGGTAG
- a CDS encoding potassium channel family protein, whose protein sequence is MEEVRTPRFGAMLVAIVVLYVLIIAAGERSVVGPVRALLLGGLLVAATGLAGPRHRWVRASIAGAVAAFAVSVVAILLGNERVSIALTNAALTALVAATIAAILQALWQRRRVDVYTVNGALATYLLLALLYSSLHQFLAATLGNPYLDGVTDPADASAFLYFSVITLTTTGFGDIVPVSGVARAVVVTEAVVGQLYLVSVVAAVVGRWAPKR, encoded by the coding sequence GTGGAAGAGGTCCGGACGCCGCGTTTTGGGGCCATGCTGGTGGCGATCGTCGTCCTATATGTCTTGATCATCGCGGCCGGCGAGCGCAGCGTGGTGGGTCCGGTCCGCGCGCTGCTCCTCGGCGGCTTGCTGGTGGCGGCGACCGGACTCGCCGGCCCCCGGCACCGCTGGGTGCGGGCCTCGATCGCCGGCGCGGTCGCCGCCTTCGCGGTCAGCGTGGTCGCCATCCTGCTGGGCAACGAGCGGGTGAGCATCGCGCTGACCAACGCGGCGCTGACCGCGCTGGTGGCCGCGACGATCGCGGCGATCCTCCAGGCGCTCTGGCAGCGCCGGCGGGTCGACGTGTACACCGTGAACGGTGCGCTCGCGACGTACCTGCTGCTGGCGCTGCTCTACTCCAGCCTGCACCAGTTCCTGGCCGCCACGCTGGGCAACCCGTATCTGGACGGGGTGACCGACCCGGCCGACGCCTCCGCGTTCCTCTACTTCAGCGTCATCACCCTGACGACGACCGGGTTCGGCGACATCGTGCCGGTCTCCGGGGTGGCCCGCGCGGTCGTGGTCACCGAGGCCGTCGTCGGACAGCTCTATCTGGTGTCGGTGGTCGCGGCCGTCGTCGGCCGCTGGGCCCCCAAGCGTTAG
- a CDS encoding carboxymuconolactone decarboxylase family protein, which yields MTHVSRMDFDALAPAFSRAMNRLDAAAADGDLERSLRELVRIHASQLNGCAYCIDMHAKDARAAGETEQRIYALPAWRETPYFTERERAALALTEAVTVPTRAGVPDDVYADAAKHFAEGELAQLISVIVTINAWNRIGVAARPWEPGSYQP from the coding sequence ATGACGCATGTATCCCGGATGGATTTCGACGCGCTGGCCCCCGCGTTCAGCAGGGCGATGAACCGGCTCGACGCCGCTGCCGCCGACGGCGACCTGGAACGGTCGCTGCGCGAGCTGGTCCGCATCCACGCCTCGCAGCTCAACGGCTGCGCGTACTGCATCGACATGCACGCCAAGGACGCGCGGGCCGCCGGCGAGACCGAGCAGCGGATCTACGCGCTGCCGGCCTGGCGGGAGACGCCTTACTTCACCGAGCGGGAGCGGGCCGCCCTCGCCCTGACCGAGGCCGTCACCGTGCCGACCCGCGCTGGCGTCCCCGACGACGTGTACGCCGACGCGGCCAAGCACTTCGCGGAGGGCGAGCTGGCTCAGCTCATCTCCGTTATCGTCACCATCAACGCGTGGAACCGGATCGGCGTGGCCGCTCGACCCTGGGAGCCGGGGTCGTACCAGCCCTGA
- a CDS encoding SAM-dependent methyltransferase: MSYGPKEFDVDIPSAARAYDYFLGGAHNFAVDRAFADQVLTIAPSVPQVTRLNRSFLQRAVRFQLDQGIRQFLDLGSGIPTVGNVHEIAQQRVPDARVVYVDYEPVAYKYAKTLLEGNPHATIIQADVRDVAAVLEHPETRALLDFSQPIGLLIVGLLLFIGPQDRPEELVAAYRSQLAPGSYLTISHIADEHADPELRAQVARLVAAYAQANEHVYVRTRDEIGAWFQGLELVEPGVAFLPDWRPDSADEAGDVARPLGYGAVARVPVP; the protein is encoded by the coding sequence ATGAGTTACGGTCCCAAGGAGTTCGACGTCGACATCCCCAGCGCCGCCCGGGCGTACGACTACTTTCTGGGCGGGGCGCACAACTTCGCGGTCGACCGGGCGTTCGCCGACCAGGTGCTGACCATCGCACCCTCGGTGCCGCAGGTGACCCGCCTCAACCGATCGTTCCTGCAACGGGCCGTGCGCTTCCAGCTCGACCAGGGCATCCGCCAGTTCCTCGACCTCGGCTCGGGCATCCCCACCGTGGGCAACGTGCACGAGATCGCCCAGCAGCGGGTGCCGGACGCGCGAGTGGTCTATGTGGACTACGAGCCGGTCGCGTACAAGTACGCCAAGACCCTGCTGGAGGGCAATCCACACGCGACGATCATCCAGGCGGACGTGCGCGACGTGGCGGCCGTGCTGGAGCACCCGGAGACCCGCGCGCTGCTCGACTTCAGCCAGCCGATCGGGCTGCTGATCGTGGGGCTGCTGCTCTTCATCGGCCCGCAGGACCGGCCCGAGGAGCTGGTCGCCGCGTACCGGAGCCAGCTCGCACCGGGCAGCTACCTGACCATCTCGCACATCGCCGACGAGCACGCCGACCCCGAGCTGCGCGCCCAGGTCGCCCGCCTGGTCGCCGCGTACGCCCAGGCCAACGAGCACGTCTACGTCCGTACCCGGGACGAGATCGGCGCCTGGTTCCAGGGCCTGGAGCTGGTCGAGCCGGGCGTGGCGTTCCTGCCGGACTGGCGGCCGGACTCGGCGGACGAGGCGGGCGACGTCGCGCGCCCATTGGGCTACGGCGCCGTCGCCCGCGTCCCCGTCCCGTGA
- a CDS encoding PQQ-dependent sugar dehydrogenase: protein MSLAILPDNRVLHTARTGEVRIHDPRTGLNVLAADVPVYQHDEEGLQGIAIDPDFARNKWVYLYYSPPLNTPTDDPATPDVNEGDAPTDGTAADWAPYRGVLRLSRFKLDGNTLRLGTEQRIIDVPVDRGICCHVGGQVDFDGKGNLYLSTGDDSNPFSSGGYAPLDERATRHPAFDAQRTSANTNDLRGKLLRIRVKPGGGYTIPAGNLFKPGTPKTRPEVYAMGLRNPFRFAVDRASGDVYLGDYSPDAGQADPARGPAGQGRWLLVDRPANYGWPYCAAPDKPYVDYDFATGQSGAPFDCRRPVNDSPRNTGLRALPPVAQADVAYSYGASAQFPQLGVGGIGPMGGPAYDYDARSRSRIKWPAYYDGAPLFYEWTRDYVKEFRLDRHGQVRDIRPVLPSVVFDNPMDLEFGPDGALYVLEYGDGFFSENPDAQLARIDFVRGNRTPEPKISANPLAGLAPLTVTFSSAGTVDADGDALRYAWDFDANGTVDSTAPNPTYTYTANGEYRPTLKVTDSTGRSASAELPFMVGPRAPVVTLVKPVATQPFQFGQQIEYEVSVLDDTPTDCANVTVTFILGHDQHGHPISTATGCTGTIDTTIDDHGGAENLFAVFVASYTDNGTPPQTGTAQVILDPTP from the coding sequence ATGAGCCTCGCCATCCTGCCGGACAACCGGGTCCTGCACACCGCGCGCACCGGCGAGGTCCGCATCCACGACCCGCGCACCGGCCTGAACGTGCTCGCCGCCGACGTCCCGGTGTACCAGCACGACGAGGAGGGCCTGCAGGGCATCGCGATCGACCCGGACTTCGCCCGGAACAAGTGGGTCTACCTGTACTACTCGCCGCCGCTCAACACGCCGACCGACGACCCGGCCACGCCGGACGTGAACGAGGGCGACGCGCCCACCGACGGAACGGCGGCCGACTGGGCGCCGTACCGGGGCGTACTGCGGCTGTCCCGGTTCAAGCTCGACGGCAACACGCTGCGGCTGGGCACCGAGCAGCGCATCATCGACGTACCCGTGGACCGGGGCATCTGCTGCCACGTCGGCGGCCAGGTCGACTTCGACGGCAAGGGCAACCTCTATCTGTCCACAGGGGACGACTCGAACCCGTTCTCCTCGGGCGGCTACGCGCCGCTCGACGAGCGCGCGACCCGGCACCCCGCGTTCGACGCGCAGCGCACCTCGGCCAACACCAACGACCTGCGGGGCAAGCTGCTGCGCATCCGGGTCAAGCCGGGCGGCGGCTACACCATCCCGGCGGGCAACCTCTTCAAGCCGGGTACGCCCAAGACCCGACCGGAGGTCTACGCGATGGGCCTGCGCAACCCGTTCCGCTTCGCGGTGGACCGGGCCAGCGGCGACGTGTACCTCGGCGACTACTCACCCGACGCGGGCCAGGCCGATCCGGCCCGCGGCCCGGCGGGGCAGGGCCGCTGGCTGCTCGTCGACCGGCCGGCGAACTACGGCTGGCCGTACTGCGCGGCGCCCGACAAGCCGTACGTCGACTACGACTTCGCCACCGGGCAGTCCGGGGCACCGTTCGACTGCCGGCGCCCGGTGAACGACTCGCCGCGCAACACCGGCCTGCGCGCGCTACCGCCGGTGGCGCAGGCGGACGTGGCGTACTCCTATGGGGCGTCGGCGCAGTTCCCGCAGCTCGGCGTCGGCGGCATCGGCCCGATGGGCGGGCCGGCGTACGACTACGACGCGCGCAGCCGGTCCCGGATCAAGTGGCCGGCCTATTACGACGGCGCCCCGCTCTTCTACGAGTGGACCCGCGACTACGTCAAGGAGTTCCGGCTCGACCGGCACGGCCAGGTACGGGACATCCGGCCGGTGCTGCCGTCGGTCGTGTTCGACAACCCGATGGACCTGGAGTTCGGCCCGGACGGCGCGCTCTACGTCCTGGAGTACGGCGACGGGTTCTTCTCCGAGAACCCGGACGCGCAGCTGGCCCGGATCGACTTCGTCCGGGGCAACCGCACCCCGGAGCCGAAGATCAGCGCCAACCCGCTGGCCGGCCTCGCCCCGCTGACGGTCACGTTCTCCAGCGCGGGCACCGTCGACGCCGACGGGGACGCGCTGAGGTACGCCTGGGACTTCGACGCGAACGGCACCGTCGACTCCACCGCGCCGAACCCGACGTACACCTACACCGCGAACGGCGAGTACCGGCCGACGCTGAAGGTCACCGACAGCACCGGACGGTCGGCCTCGGCCGAGCTGCCGTTCATGGTCGGCCCGCGGGCCCCGGTCGTCACGCTGGTCAAGCCGGTGGCCACCCAGCCGTTCCAGTTCGGCCAGCAGATCGAGTACGAGGTCAGCGTCCTCGACGACACCCCGACCGACTGCGCGAACGTCACCGTGACCTTCATCCTGGGCCATGACCAGCACGGGCACCCGATCTCCACCGCGACCGGGTGCACCGGCACCATCGACACGACCATCGACGACCACGGGGGAGCGGAGAACCTCTTCGCCGTGTTCGTCGCCTCGTACACGGACAACGGCACCCCGCCGCAGACCGGCACCGCCCAGGTGATCCTGGACCCAACCCCCTAG
- a CDS encoding universal stress protein, with protein MDMGEAPVAVGVKDLAEDAGAVRLAARTAALTGRPLRIVHAFVWPLELPPGSTGEEREHAERTVEEAAAWAEAEHPDLDISAEVVDGDPTQILLRTASKSALLVLRAHDPARSGDQTDAVSFQVAARAAGPVLCVRGDDRTGPVVVGVDGSADAAVGLETAVEEARRRQTGLVVLHAQGAPCTERLGDLGSLPVEHREVDGPADQALIEASADAQLVVVGAQGLRQTLLGPVTQAVLRHAECPVLVSRTRHVPGPTKIRLPAGPRYSSPV; from the coding sequence ATGGACATGGGTGAGGCGCCCGTTGCGGTAGGTGTCAAGGATCTGGCCGAGGACGCGGGCGCGGTGCGCCTGGCGGCTCGCACGGCGGCGCTGACCGGAAGACCGCTGCGCATCGTCCACGCATTCGTGTGGCCGCTGGAACTGCCCCCGGGCAGCACCGGCGAGGAGCGCGAGCACGCCGAACGGACCGTGGAAGAGGCGGCGGCGTGGGCCGAGGCCGAGCACCCTGACCTCGACATCTCCGCCGAGGTGGTCGACGGCGACCCGACCCAGATCTTGCTGCGGACGGCGTCCAAGTCCGCGCTCCTGGTCCTGCGCGCGCACGACCCCGCCCGGTCCGGCGACCAGACGGACGCGGTGTCGTTCCAGGTCGCGGCGCGCGCGGCCGGTCCCGTCCTGTGCGTACGCGGCGACGACCGTACCGGCCCGGTGGTCGTCGGCGTCGACGGCTCGGCGGACGCCGCGGTCGGCTTGGAGACCGCGGTCGAAGAGGCGCGCCGCCGGCAGACCGGCCTCGTCGTCCTGCACGCCCAGGGCGCACCGTGCACCGAGCGGCTCGGCGACCTGGGCAGTCTGCCCGTGGAGCACCGCGAGGTGGACGGCCCCGCCGACCAGGCCCTGATCGAGGCGTCGGCCGACGCGCAGTTGGTGGTCGTGGGGGCTCAAGGCTTGCGGCAGACCCTGCTCGGCCCGGTGACCCAGGCGGTACTCCGGCACGCCGAGTGCCCGGTGCTCGTGTCCCGCACCCGCCACGTCCCCGGCCCCACCAAGATCCGCCTCCCAGCCGGCCCGCGCTACTCCTCCCCCGTCTGA